AAATTCCCGCAGGTCAGTCTCCTGACCGAGTTGCAGCATTTCGCGAAGTTCGGGCAGGAAGAGCGTGTTGACCATGGGGACCTCAGGTGACCGGGTTCACGTTGGAACGCCAGCTTTTCCAGTGGAGCAACAACGTTGCCGAGGGTTGTGGGATCAGTTGTTGACGCGTTCGACGTACTCGTTGTTGATCGTGTTGATCTTGATCACGTTGCCTTCCTTGATGAATCCAGGCACGTTGAACTCGGCACCGGTTTCCACCATCGCTGGTTTGGTAACGTTGGTTGCTGTGTCGCCCTTGGTGCCGGGGCCACACTCGGTGACTTCCAGTTGAACGTGTTGTGGCGGTTCGACGATGATCGCGGCGCCGTTGTAAAGCGTCATCGAGCACTCGGTGCCGTCCTTGAGGTACTTCCAAATCTCGCCGGCGACTTCGTTGGGAACTTCGTACTGCTCGAACGTGGTGCCGTCCATGAACACGTAGTCTTGCCCTTGGCGATACAAGAATTGCACCGAAGTGGTTTCCACATCAGCGGCTTCCAATGAGTCGCCGCCCTTGTATGTCCGGTCCAGCGTGGTGCCGCGAATCAAGTTTTTCATCTTGCACTTGTACATCGCGTTGCCCTTGCCGGGTTTGACGAAGTTCATTTCGGTTATCAAATAAGGTTCGCCGTCGATTTGAACCTTCAGTCCTTTGCGAAAATCGCTGGTGTT
This genomic window from Rhodopirellula bahusiensis contains:
- the efp gene encoding elongation factor P, translating into MATYNTSDFRKGLKVQIDGEPYLITEMNFVKPGKGNAMYKCKMKNLIRGTTLDRTYKGGDSLEAADVETTSVQFLYRQGQDYVFMDGTTFEQYEVPNEVAGEIWKYLKDGTECSMTLYNGAAIIVEPPQHVQLEVTECGPGTKGDTATNVTKPAMVETGAEFNVPGFIKEGNVIKINTINNEYVERVNN